One Gemmatimonadota bacterium genomic window, GAAATTGAGCTGGCACGCTGTATCTGCACTTGAAAGCGGTCATAAGCCAGCCAGCGTTGCTGCCGCCCCACAGGAAGCACACCGGCAAAAACCCCGCGGTCATCGGCAGTAATAGATAGATGCGCAGTTTCTCTTGCAACGCCGGAAAGGATCATGATTTCTCCTTCGGCAATAACACCGGGAATAGACAAATTATATGTGCTGAGCACAACGGGTGCTGGTTGAAAGGCTGGCGTCTCCGCCACAATATCCGATGGCATCATCTGGTTTTCCGATAGGGATGGCATAACGGACTCAGTGCTATCTCGCAGTTGCATCTCCTGTACGGATTTCGCGCTATCCTGCATTCCAGACAGCATATCCTCTTCGGAAATGCTTATTTGTTCGGTTGAGATAACCGATTCCGTACTATCTGGTATTGGAAGAGGTGATGTGGTTGTATCGAGGGGGGCTGTGGGCGGTGTTTCCTCACGCGAATTGAGAATGATGATCACCACTGCAATCACCGCGAATGCGAGCAACGAGATAAATATTGCGCTGCGGTTTATCCCGCGTTCTGGAGAGGGCGGTGCTGTGACCCGCTCACGCGGCAGTGCTACGCTTCTTTCAAAGCGAGAAAGGATGTCCCGAACATTGAGGTTGAGTGCCTGTGCATAAGTTTTGAGAAACAAACGCGCATAAGCTACGGGCAATAACTCGAATTGACCCGCTTCAAGCACCTTGATAAACTCGGGATTGATCCGCGTGTGTTCATAAATATCGTCGATACTCAGACCCAGATTTTCGCGCTGCGTTTTGAGTATCTCAGCGATTTCTTGTTTTTTATCTGACATAAATATTTGTATTTCCCGTTGTTAGATCTAT contains:
- a CDS encoding helix-turn-helix domain-containing protein is translated as MSDKKQEIAEILKTQRENLGLSIDDIYEHTRINPEFIKVLEAGQFELLPVAYARLFLKTYAQALNLNVRDILSRFERSVALPRERVTAPPSPERGINRSAIFISLLAFAVIAVVIIILNSREETPPTAPLDTTTSPLPIPDSTESVISTEQISISEEDMLSGMQDSAKSVQEMQLRDSTESVMPSLSENQMMPSDIVAETPAFQPAPVVLSTYNLSIPGVIAEGEIMILSGVARETAHLSITADDRGVFAGVLPVGRQQRWLAYDRFQVQIQRASSISFSLQDQPLEFASPPDRGLRLTIFRTLVKVEELGDTPSAP